One window of the Chryseotalea sp. WA131a genome contains the following:
- a CDS encoding DUF2807 domain-containing protein — protein MKTINLFLCLALTYMHVHAQEFTRSLPSFEKITISPKINVVLTKGNKESVRVVYARVDQDKIHASVSGKTLQLYLEGARILDKREYVDGDDYRSKVSVYRDALVTAYVTYTDLQKLEVRGEEEITCTSVIAGDEFTLKAYGQSEITLDSLNVGEFRMVLYGENKIKVKSGLAQRQTYRLYGENKIDNSALKSEDITTSIYGEGRLKLFASNQVYITAFGEPLIEVWGSPDIRKGLMIGRASITHSK, from the coding sequence ATGAAGACAATTAACCTTTTTCTTTGCTTAGCATTGACGTACATGCATGTACATGCACAAGAGTTCACTCGTTCATTGCCCTCCTTCGAGAAAATCACTATTTCGCCCAAAATCAATGTTGTATTGACCAAAGGCAACAAGGAAAGTGTGCGCGTTGTGTATGCACGGGTAGATCAAGATAAAATCCACGCCAGTGTTTCAGGCAAAACATTACAACTTTATTTAGAAGGTGCGCGCATTTTAGATAAGCGTGAATATGTAGATGGCGATGATTATCGCAGTAAGGTGAGTGTTTATCGCGATGCATTGGTAACGGCCTATGTTACCTACACCGATTTGCAAAAATTGGAAGTACGGGGCGAAGAAGAGATTACATGCACTAGCGTGATTGCGGGTGATGAATTTACACTGAAAGCCTACGGTCAATCTGAAATTACACTAGACAGTTTGAATGTGGGGGAGTTTCGGATGGTTCTGTACGGTGAAAACAAAATCAAGGTAAAGAGCGGACTTGCGCAGCGACAAACCTATCGGCTCTATGGCGAAAATAAAATTGATAACAGTGCTTTAAAGAGTGAAGACATTACCACTTCAATTTATGGTGAAGGCAGATTGAAATTGTTTGCTTCCAACCAAGTTTACATCACCGCTTTTGGCGAACCATTGATTGAAGTATGGGGCTCACCCGACATTCGAAAAGGATTGATGATTGGAAGGGCGAGTATTACACATAGTAAGTAA
- a CDS encoding PrsW family intramembrane metalloprotease has product MNILFLLAFALAPGAAIGLYIYLKDKHEREPIGLLVKSFFLGVLSTIITLLISWPVNELISIDPNSVGQQAIHAFILVALIEEFSKFIFVRWVLYPNANFNEPFDGIVYAVTVSLGFAGFENILYVWNGGFEVALVRMFTAVPAHATFGALMGYFLGIAKFQHKKEHYSFYALAVATLFHGAYDYFWFISYVPGIWVGAIASLITGIILSKSAIRIHQQNSPFIDRHQSLEKNDELAH; this is encoded by the coding sequence ATGAACATTCTCTTCCTTCTTGCTTTTGCACTAGCTCCCGGAGCTGCTATTGGTTTATATATTTATCTAAAAGACAAGCACGAGCGTGAACCAATTGGACTGCTGGTCAAAAGTTTTTTTCTGGGGGTATTGAGTACCATCATCACCTTATTGATATCGTGGCCTGTGAATGAATTAATTTCCATTGACCCAAACAGTGTAGGTCAGCAAGCCATACATGCCTTTATTTTGGTAGCCTTAATAGAAGAGTTTAGCAAATTTATTTTTGTGCGGTGGGTGTTGTACCCGAATGCAAACTTCAACGAGCCATTCGATGGCATCGTATATGCCGTTACTGTAAGCCTTGGCTTTGCTGGATTTGAAAATATATTGTACGTGTGGAATGGAGGTTTTGAAGTTGCCCTTGTGCGCATGTTTACTGCGGTGCCAGCTCACGCCACGTTTGGGGCATTGATGGGCTACTTTTTAGGGATTGCAAAATTCCAACACAAGAAAGAGCACTACTCGTTTTATGCTTTGGCAGTAGCCACCCTTTTTCATGGGGCATACGATTATTTTTGGTTTATCTCGTATGTGCCTGGCATTTGGGTGGGCGCCATCGCTTCGCTCATCACGGGCATTATACTTTCCAAGAGCGCCATCCGCATTCATCAACAAAATTCACCCTTCATCGACAGGCATCAATCGCTTGAAAAAAACGATGAATTGGCTCATTGA
- a CDS encoding BLUF domain-containing protein codes for MYHLVYTSYAIPPFDEASLVGLLNQARNHNKKEEITGMLLYVNGKFIQVLEGDQKKVKQLYHRIENDERHKRVTLLLEGESANRIFDRWSMGFKSLSENDFKNLSGFHDTEAFFIQQNLTEDSNLVMVFLQLFYKKNFVDFPELVEN; via the coding sequence ATGTACCATCTCGTTTATACAAGCTACGCAATACCACCTTTTGATGAAGCCAGTTTAGTCGGATTGCTAAATCAGGCCAGAAATCATAATAAAAAAGAAGAGATTACCGGCATGCTCTTATACGTAAACGGCAAGTTTATCCAAGTGCTGGAGGGCGATCAAAAGAAAGTAAAGCAACTCTATCATAGAATTGAAAATGATGAGCGGCACAAGCGAGTGACTTTGCTTCTAGAGGGGGAATCGGCCAACCGAATTTTCGACAGATGGTCGATGGGCTTTAAAAGTTTGTCGGAGAATGATTTTAAAAACCTAAGTGGGTTTCATGACACAGAAGCATTTTTTATCCAACAAAATTTAACCGAAGACAGCAATTTGGTAATGGTATTCTTGCAGCTATTCTACAAAAAGAATTTTGTCGACTTTCCCGAACTAGTTGAAAATTAG
- a CDS encoding GMC family oxidoreductase N-terminal domain-containing protein, whose product MTYDYIVIGAGSAGCILANRLSEDESKTVLLIEAGGKDSKPEIHIPQAYLKLHHSNVDWNCYWTEPQAHLNNRKIYHPRGKVLGGCSSTNAMAYIRGQREDYDHWKSLGNEGWGFDEVLPYFKKSEHNEQFENEFHAKGGLLNVTQAHWYHTPMGEAFIKACAEKGIPENDDVNGARQEGAGWFQYTMKNSKRFSAAKAFLVPALKRANLSVITGALCKRIVLEGERASGVEFMTSRSATMVARARKEVIVSAGAFESPKLLMHSGIGASDELKRQGIDVKKDLPGVGKNLQDHIFFPVSSQCNIKSNNYYLPWYRQAAALIEFLVTKSGPMSIGPLEAVAFLKSSTEKTRPDIQFQFTPTNAGDDKVANMYDMSTFSKTDGYSIFPAQVRPDSRGYVSLNSADISKPLLINPNYLAEEEDKKVQVAGGRKALEVLEANAFSNIRIKTHLPKQRDSDEAWLNHIRETAECIYHPVGTCKMGTDEMAVVDPELRVRGFYNLRVIDASVMPVISSGNTNAPTMMIAEKGAEMIKA is encoded by the coding sequence ATGACCTACGACTACATCGTTATCGGGGCTGGCTCAGCCGGGTGCATTTTGGCCAATCGACTGTCGGAAGACGAATCTAAAACAGTATTGTTGATTGAGGCGGGAGGCAAAGATTCTAAACCTGAAATTCATATTCCGCAAGCGTATTTAAAACTGCATCACAGCAATGTGGATTGGAATTGCTATTGGACGGAGCCACAAGCGCATCTCAACAACCGAAAAATCTATCACCCCCGAGGCAAAGTACTCGGTGGCTGCAGTTCTACCAACGCCATGGCCTACATTCGCGGCCAACGCGAAGACTATGACCACTGGAAAAGTTTGGGTAATGAAGGCTGGGGTTTTGATGAAGTGCTGCCCTACTTCAAAAAATCAGAGCACAACGAACAATTTGAGAATGAATTTCATGCCAAAGGCGGTTTGTTGAACGTAACACAAGCGCATTGGTACCACACACCGATGGGAGAAGCGTTCATCAAAGCCTGTGCGGAAAAGGGCATTCCAGAAAATGATGATGTAAACGGAGCAAGACAAGAAGGGGCCGGCTGGTTTCAGTACACGATGAAAAACAGCAAACGTTTTAGCGCGGCCAAAGCTTTTTTAGTGCCCGCACTCAAGAGAGCAAATTTATCGGTCATTACCGGAGCTTTGTGCAAACGAATTGTGCTGGAGGGCGAGCGTGCAAGCGGTGTAGAGTTTATGACGAGCCGAAGTGCCACCATGGTGGCGCGTGCGCGTAAAGAAGTAATTGTAAGTGCGGGTGCTTTTGAGTCGCCCAAGTTACTCATGCACTCGGGCATTGGCGCCAGCGATGAATTGAAAAGACAGGGCATTGATGTAAAAAAAGATTTGCCGGGTGTGGGCAAAAATCTGCAAGACCATATTTTCTTTCCTGTGAGCAGTCAATGCAACATCAAGTCGAACAATTATTACTTGCCGTGGTATCGGCAGGCGGCCGCCTTGATTGAATTCTTAGTTACCAAGAGCGGCCCCATGTCGATTGGGCCATTAGAAGCTGTTGCTTTTCTTAAATCATCAACCGAAAAAACGCGGCCCGATATTCAGTTTCAATTTACGCCCACCAACGCAGGAGATGATAAAGTAGCCAATATGTACGACATGAGCACGTTTTCAAAAACAGATGGCTATTCCATTTTTCCTGCTCAAGTGCGGCCCGATAGCAGGGGTTATGTGTCCTTGAATTCCGCAGATATATCCAAGCCACTCTTGATAAATCCAAATTACCTCGCTGAAGAAGAAGATAAAAAGGTGCAGGTGGCGGGTGGGAGAAAAGCGTTGGAAGTTTTAGAAGCAAATGCTTTTTCAAACATTCGCATCAAAACCCATTTGCCTAAACAGCGCGATTCAGATGAAGCGTGGTTGAATCACATCCGTGAAACAGCCGAGTGCATTTATCACCCTGTGGGCACCTGCAAAATGGGTACAGACGAAATGGCTGTGGTGGATCCTGAACTTCGTGTAAGGGGATTTTATAATTTGCGTGTGATTGATGCTTCGGTGATGCCCGTCATCAGCAGTGGAAATACGAATGCACCAACGATGATGATTGCGGAGAAGGGAGCGGAGATGATTAAGGCTTAA
- a CDS encoding FecR domain-containing protein codes for MQNEYDIDVLISKVLANEATSAEKQHVHDWMKLSEENQHYFNQVKLIFEKSNAKEISNQFDADAAWLLVKTKLSEAKQETKERGLLTFDWRIAAAIAAVVGVASLFYLANNSELSTIKVTAHTTTQSDTLPDGSTVFLNKKSELSFSFNEKSQSRKVTLKGEAFFSVKHEETKPFIIEADEILVRDIGTEFNLKAYPDKDTIEIVVTQGEVQFYTLKNTGLNLKAGESARYLKHLKEFQRIEKPDTNVLAYKTKVFNFNNTELQSVVKLLNEIYNTHIKLAPGLMKCRLTASFYEDNPNTIIEVIAETMGLSISRQEDEVVLEGEGCSTH; via the coding sequence ATGCAAAACGAATACGATATCGATGTGTTGATTAGCAAAGTGTTGGCGAATGAAGCTACAAGTGCGGAAAAACAGCACGTGCATGATTGGATGAAGTTGAGCGAAGAAAACCAGCACTACTTCAATCAAGTAAAATTGATTTTCGAAAAATCAAATGCAAAAGAAATAAGCAATCAATTTGATGCCGATGCAGCTTGGTTGTTGGTAAAGACGAAATTGAGCGAGGCCAAACAGGAAACAAAAGAGCGAGGTCTATTGACTTTTGATTGGCGAATCGCTGCTGCCATTGCCGCAGTAGTGGGTGTTGCTTCTTTGTTTTATTTAGCGAACAATAGCGAACTCTCCACAATAAAAGTAACGGCCCACACTACCACCCAAAGCGATACATTGCCAGATGGCTCTACGGTTTTCCTTAACAAAAAAAGTGAGTTGAGCTTTTCCTTCAATGAAAAAAGTCAATCACGAAAAGTAACATTGAAAGGAGAAGCTTTCTTCTCGGTAAAGCATGAAGAAACAAAACCATTTATAATCGAAGCAGATGAAATTCTGGTGCGCGATATCGGTACCGAATTTAATTTAAAAGCCTATCCCGATAAAGACACCATCGAAATTGTGGTGACTCAGGGTGAGGTACAATTCTATACGTTGAAAAATACAGGATTAAATTTGAAAGCTGGCGAAAGTGCACGCTACTTAAAACATTTAAAAGAATTTCAGCGCATCGAAAAGCCAGATACCAATGTGCTGGCGTACAAAACCAAAGTTTTCAATTTCAACAATACTGAATTGCAATCGGTGGTGAAACTTCTGAACGAGATTTACAATACACACATCAAGCTGGCGCCTGGGTTGATGAAATGTCGCTTAACAGCCAGTTTTTATGAAGATAATCCGAACACAATAATCGAAGTAATTGCAGAAACGATGGGTCTAAGCATTAGTAGACAAGAGGATGAGGTTGTGTTAGAGGGAGAGGGTTGTAGTACGCATTGA
- a CDS encoding RNA methyltransferase, with product MKKLQLEELGRITVDEFKEAAKIPVCILLDNVRSLHNVGSAFRTADSFRVEKIYLTGITGTPPHREIQKTALGATESVAWEYFEHPAEAVKKLKEQHYKIVIVEQTTDSIPLQTFASHPNEKYCLVFGNEVHGVSDEVIELGDLALEIPQIGTKHSLNISVCLGIVVWEMFKRFENLKIG from the coding sequence ATGAAAAAACTACAACTCGAAGAACTCGGCCGGATAACGGTTGATGAATTTAAAGAAGCAGCAAAAATACCCGTTTGTATTTTGTTGGATAATGTGCGAAGCTTGCACAATGTGGGTTCGGCTTTTCGCACAGCCGATTCGTTTCGAGTGGAGAAAATTTACTTGACCGGCATCACTGGCACGCCTCCGCACCGAGAAATACAAAAGACGGCATTGGGCGCCACGGAATCTGTCGCTTGGGAATATTTTGAGCATCCGGCAGAAGCGGTTAAAAAACTAAAAGAGCAGCACTATAAAATCGTAATTGTTGAGCAGACGACTGACAGCATTCCTCTACAAACATTTGCTTCACATCCCAATGAAAAATATTGCTTAGTTTTTGGCAACGAAGTGCATGGCGTGAGCGATGAGGTGATTGAACTAGGCGATTTAGCTTTGGAGATTCCACAAATCGGCACGAAGCATTCGCTTAACATTTCGGTATGCTTGGGAATCGTGGTGTGGGAGATGTTTAAGCGATTTGAAAATTTGAAAATTGGCTAA
- a CDS encoding type III pantothenate kinase, whose protein sequence is MLLAIDIGNSDITIGIWTDEHWKHHWRIPSKPDQPELFYGVKIRDFFIESSLQVEAVNKIVLSSVVPALNEKVKNVIRTLFQKEPIVVGPKIYELLPIQVLNPYEIGSDLVANAMGAYIKFKRTCIVVDFGTALTFTTISKEGKILGVSIVPGLRTALKALSQNAAKLFDVPLEIPKSALGTSTVTAIQSGIVIGYEGLVRKMVSAIREELNEDCPAIATGGLSFVISPLKDFFHEIDPDLTLDGLRFIGKSVS, encoded by the coding sequence ATGCTCCTCGCAATCGACATTGGCAATAGCGACATTACCATCGGAATTTGGACTGATGAACATTGGAAACATCATTGGCGCATTCCTTCCAAGCCCGATCAGCCCGAATTATTTTACGGTGTAAAAATCCGCGATTTCTTTATTGAGTCTTCGTTGCAGGTAGAAGCGGTGAACAAAATTGTATTGAGCTCGGTGGTGCCTGCGCTAAATGAAAAGGTAAAGAATGTCATTCGAACTCTTTTCCAAAAAGAACCGATAGTTGTTGGGCCTAAAATTTACGAGCTACTTCCCATCCAAGTTTTAAACCCTTACGAAATTGGTTCCGATTTGGTGGCCAACGCCATGGGTGCTTATATCAAATTCAAACGAACATGCATTGTAGTTGATTTCGGCACTGCCCTAACTTTTACGACCATTTCAAAAGAAGGAAAAATTTTGGGCGTATCCATTGTGCCGGGATTAAGAACTGCTTTGAAAGCATTATCACAAAATGCGGCCAAACTATTTGATGTGCCGTTGGAGATTCCGAAATCTGCTTTGGGTACTAGCACTGTTACAGCCATTCAATCCGGAATCGTAATTGGCTATGAGGGCCTAGTGCGAAAAATGGTTTCTGCAATCCGTGAAGAGCTCAACGAAGATTGCCCCGCTATCGCTACCGGTGGCTTGTCGTTTGTGATTTCTCCCCTCAAAGATTTTTTTCATGAAATCGACCCTGATTTGACATTGGATGGGTTGAGGTTTATTGGGAAAAGTGTTTCCTAG
- a CDS encoding type II toxin-antitoxin system HicB family antitoxin: MTRYLIIYEKGADGYSAYVPDLPGCTSAGATKKEVEQNIVEAIRLHIEMMIESGYPIPEANSESEMLVLA; encoded by the coding sequence ATGACAAGATATCTAATTATTTACGAGAAAGGCGCTGATGGATATAGTGCTTACGTTCCAGACTTACCTGGTTGTACCTCTGCTGGGGCTACCAAAAAAGAAGTGGAACAAAATATTGTTGAAGCTATCAGACTGCACATTGAAATGATGATAGAATCAGGGTACCCAATACCTGAAGCAAACTCAGAATCTGAAATGCTTGTGTTGGCTTAG
- a CDS encoding type II toxin-antitoxin system HicA family toxin, whose product MKYQEIVKIIESDGWFQVRQRGSHRAYKHATKTGIVTIAYHRLSDEVPKGTLNSILKQASLK is encoded by the coding sequence ATGAAGTATCAAGAAATAGTTAAGATTATTGAATCTGATGGATGGTTTCAAGTCCGACAGCGTGGAAGCCACCGCGCTTATAAGCATGCAACTAAAACCGGAATTGTGACAATTGCTTATCACCGGTTGTCAGATGAAGTTCCCAAAGGAACACTTAATAGCATATTAAAGCAAGCCTCGTTGAAATAA
- a CDS encoding RNA polymerase sigma-70 factor codes for MQSDEENYRAIKEGNQIAFEMIFKTYYKPLCHYAHSFLNDKNEAEEVVQTTFIKIWEKKNELSVQSSLKAYLYSMVRNGCLNVIKHEKVKQLHAKWHVQETERSRDLVEEKVLSNDLESKIYLAMKALPEQCRLVFQLSRFEELKYQEIADQLQISVKTVENQMGKALKIMRTQLKEYLPLYMLFLNNFIL; via the coding sequence ATGCAATCAGACGAAGAAAATTATAGAGCAATTAAAGAGGGCAACCAAATCGCTTTTGAAATGATTTTTAAAACCTACTATAAACCGTTATGTCATTATGCGCATTCTTTTCTGAATGACAAGAATGAAGCCGAAGAAGTGGTGCAGACAACGTTTATCAAAATCTGGGAAAAGAAAAATGAACTGAGTGTGCAGTCTTCTTTGAAGGCTTATTTGTACAGCATGGTGCGCAATGGCTGTCTCAACGTAATCAAGCACGAAAAAGTAAAACAGCTTCATGCGAAATGGCACGTGCAAGAAACGGAGCGTTCGCGTGACTTGGTGGAGGAAAAAGTATTGTCAAACGATTTGGAATCCAAAATCTATTTGGCCATGAAAGCATTGCCCGAGCAGTGTCGTTTGGTATTTCAGCTAAGCCGATTTGAAGAATTGAAATACCAAGAGATAGCCGACCAGTTGCAGATTTCGGTAAAGACGGTGGAGAACCAAATGGGCAAGGCACTGAAAATTATGCGCACGCAACTGAAAGAGTATTTGCCATTGTATATGCTTTTTCTAAATAACTTCATTCTGTAG
- a CDS encoding M20/M25/M40 family metallo-hydrolase: protein MRLLLFLSFAFAFTLAHAQTKQPDWAKLQEETMKHFQAILRINSSVATGHEAPVVDYLKSVLDKEGISNKVFSNDPKHPNLVARIKGNGKKKPILIMAHTDVVSVDSSKWIHPPFSATREGGYVYGRGAVDDKDNVVAALMVMLQLKRLNIPLDRDVIFLAEAGEESNTKVGIDFMVKEHWADIEAEFCFAEGGGVSRKEGKILYAAVSTTEKVPNGVKLVARGTAGHGSVPLQDNAIVHLSQAIAKIAAWQTPMRLNETTKAFFTRLASVSAPADAARYMAVVTGKDAEKAQEYFAAKEPRMHSTLRTSISPNIFKGGYLSNVIPSEAEATLDVRALPDEDMPTLLAEMKRVINDSQIEIVPNTRNLRPSARPSRLDSEAFKVTESAVTKIYNTVTIPTMPTGATDMAFLRAKGIECYGIGPMTDVEDGPKGFAAHSDQERILEESLHKFVQFNWELVVNLAKAN, encoded by the coding sequence ATGCGCCTATTACTCTTTTTATCCTTCGCCTTTGCTTTCACACTTGCTCATGCCCAAACCAAACAACCCGATTGGGCCAAACTGCAAGAAGAAACCATGAAACATTTTCAGGCCATCTTGAGAATCAACTCGAGCGTGGCCACGGGCCATGAAGCCCCCGTGGTAGACTATTTAAAATCCGTTTTGGACAAAGAAGGCATTTCAAACAAAGTATTTTCCAACGACCCCAAGCACCCCAACTTGGTGGCGCGAATCAAAGGCAACGGAAAGAAAAAACCCATCCTCATCATGGCGCACACCGATGTGGTGAGTGTTGATTCCTCTAAGTGGATTCATCCCCCATTCTCGGCCACGCGCGAAGGTGGCTACGTGTACGGCCGTGGTGCCGTAGATGATAAAGACAATGTGGTGGCCGCCTTAATGGTGATGTTGCAATTAAAACGATTGAATATTCCATTGGATCGAGATGTGATTTTTTTGGCCGAGGCCGGAGAAGAATCAAACACCAAAGTGGGTATTGATTTTATGGTGAAGGAACATTGGGCCGATATTGAAGCAGAGTTTTGCTTTGCCGAGGGCGGTGGCGTTTCGCGCAAAGAAGGAAAAATTTTATACGCAGCCGTTTCTACCACCGAGAAAGTGCCGAATGGTGTGAAGTTGGTTGCCCGCGGAACAGCTGGTCATGGTTCGGTGCCGCTGCAAGACAATGCCATCGTTCATTTGTCGCAGGCCATTGCTAAAATTGCAGCCTGGCAAACACCCATGCGCTTGAACGAAACTACGAAAGCATTTTTCACACGACTTGCTTCGGTGAGTGCGCCAGCCGATGCTGCACGCTACATGGCGGTGGTGACGGGCAAGGATGCAGAAAAGGCGCAAGAGTATTTTGCCGCCAAAGAGCCACGGATGCATTCTACCCTTCGCACGTCCATCTCACCCAATATTTTTAAAGGTGGTTATCTAAGCAATGTAATCCCAAGTGAAGCCGAAGCTACTTTAGATGTTCGAGCTTTGCCGGATGAAGACATGCCAACATTGTTGGCCGAGATGAAACGCGTGATCAATGATTCGCAAATTGAAATTGTTCCCAACACTAGAAACTTGCGCCCGTCTGCCCGTCCTTCGCGGTTAGATTCAGAGGCATTTAAGGTAACCGAAAGCGCGGTCACCAAAATTTATAATACTGTTACCATTCCCACCATGCCAACAGGTGCAACCGATATGGCTTTCTTACGAGCGAAAGGCATTGAGTGTTATGGCATCGGCCCGATGACGGATGTCGAGGATGGGCCAAAAGGTTTTGCGGCTCACAGCGATCAAGAAAGGATTTTGGAAGAATCGTTACACAAGTTTGTGCAATTTAATTGGGAGTTGGTAGTTAATTTAGCAAAGGCGAATTGA
- a CDS encoding phosphatase PAP2 family protein, producing the protein MKLTCEYSRFTCAAYLVAAILLVVCSILIAKGEDVLWINHNHTPFLDRFMVFVTQLGAGFLFLPLLIVLLFVRFRYAVLTVLVWIGHGVVCAILKRGVFGPVKRPAALLDNSLLYFVPDVDVHSFFSFPSGHTATIFCFAFLLSLLIKKRWATVGFLLIALSVGYSRIYLLQHFLIDVAWGAMIGVLFTYFVWSYFETAKLPTWMDRFIKINRDLSLRVTI; encoded by the coding sequence ATGAAGTTGACCTGCGAATATTCGCGTTTCACCTGCGCTGCTTACCTAGTGGCTGCCATTTTGCTGGTAGTTTGTTCTATTTTGATTGCTAAAGGGGAAGATGTGCTTTGGATAAATCATAACCATACTCCTTTTCTCGATCGCTTCATGGTGTTTGTTACGCAGCTGGGTGCTGGTTTTTTGTTTTTGCCGCTGCTTATTGTTTTACTCTTTGTTCGATTTCGATATGCAGTACTCACCGTGCTAGTATGGATTGGCCATGGCGTGGTGTGTGCTATTTTAAAACGCGGTGTTTTTGGTCCCGTCAAGCGACCAGCGGCACTGCTTGATAATAGTTTACTCTATTTTGTGCCCGATGTAGATGTTCATAGTTTCTTTTCTTTCCCATCGGGGCATACGGCAACTATATTTTGCTTTGCGTTCTTACTTTCCTTACTTATCAAAAAACGATGGGCTACCGTTGGGTTTCTATTGATAGCCCTGTCTGTGGGCTATTCACGTATTTATTTGCTACAACATTTCCTTATCGATGTAGCGTGGGGCGCAATGATTGGCGTATTGTTTACATACTTCGTATGGAGCTATTTTGAGACGGCCAAGTTGCCCACCTGGATGGATCGATTTATTAAAATCAATCGTGACCTATCGTTGCGGGTGACAATCTGA
- a CDS encoding sphingomyelin phosphodiesterase produces MKIQLIVFISVFSAQLGFAQSVTSPSPPEKIKILSWNIYMLPSIVKAQGKKERASSIGKVLKESDYDVIVFQEAFQRKARKKIFDQLKESFPYQAGPANQKLISYRTNSGLWIFSKHPIVNTHSIVFKNRSGVDALSRKGGLIAEILVNEVPIQVAATHLQNSGQAWIRQSQCVEFYNRLLKPFQKDGVPQIICGDFNINREREEEYNFMLQALHANDGELAGEQKYTYDRVNNDLQVEKGTRKDLIDYILIYDANSQFLSTSRQVRILKQHWNSKHADLSDHYALEAEVQFALPLFITSLKQ; encoded by the coding sequence ATGAAAATTCAACTGATTGTATTCATCAGTGTTTTCTCCGCCCAACTCGGCTTTGCACAGTCGGTAACATCTCCCTCACCGCCAGAAAAAATCAAAATCCTTTCGTGGAACATTTACATGCTTCCCAGCATTGTGAAAGCCCAAGGAAAAAAAGAACGCGCATCTTCTATCGGAAAAGTGCTGAAAGAAAGTGATTATGATGTGATTGTTTTCCAGGAGGCGTTTCAGCGCAAAGCCCGAAAAAAAATTTTCGATCAACTCAAAGAAAGTTTTCCGTACCAAGCCGGGCCCGCCAATCAAAAACTGATTTCGTACCGAACCAATAGTGGCTTGTGGATATTTAGCAAACATCCAATTGTAAATACCCATTCGATTGTTTTTAAAAACCGCTCTGGTGTAGATGCGCTTTCACGGAAGGGTGGTTTGATTGCCGAAATTTTGGTTAACGAAGTGCCGATTCAAGTGGCGGCTACGCACTTGCAAAATTCCGGTCAGGCATGGATTCGGCAAAGTCAGTGTGTGGAATTTTACAATAGACTGTTGAAGCCCTTTCAAAAGGATGGTGTGCCCCAAATCATTTGTGGCGATTTCAACATCAATCGCGAGCGCGAAGAAGAATACAATTTTATGTTACAGGCACTTCATGCCAACGATGGCGAGTTGGCAGGCGAACAAAAATATACATACGATCGAGTGAACAATGATTTACAAGTAGAAAAGGGGACTCGCAAGGATTTGATTGACTACATCTTGATTTACGATGCAAACAGTCAATTCCTTTCTACTTCCCGGCAAGTACGAATTCTCAAACAGCATTGGAATTCTAAACATGCTGACCTATCAGACCATTATGCTTTGGAGGCAGAAGTGCAGTTTGCTTTACCACTTTTTATAACAAGCCTTAAGCAATAG
- a CDS encoding ABC transporter ATP-binding protein translates to MIEIQALKKVYKNTTVVDVESLTVGNNESFGLVGNNGAGKTTLFRMILDLVKATSGSVSIDGKNVQGNDEWKKHVGSFLDEGFLIPYLTPDEYFRFVGNLHGYSAADLKSFQEKFEVLFHGEITGQNKYIGDLSKGNLKKVGIAASFIGNPQVIMLDEPFENLDPTSQIRLKDLLQAERKLRQVTYLISSHDLNHVTEICDRIVLLEKGRVIKDLRGTTTLTELEEYFKA, encoded by the coding sequence ATGATAGAAATACAAGCATTAAAAAAAGTTTACAAGAACACTACGGTGGTAGATGTTGAATCGCTAACCGTTGGCAACAACGAAAGCTTTGGATTGGTCGGCAATAATGGTGCGGGGAAAACAACGCTGTTTCGCATGATACTCGATTTGGTGAAAGCAACTTCGGGAAGCGTATCGATCGATGGAAAAAATGTGCAAGGCAATGATGAATGGAAAAAGCACGTTGGCTCTTTTTTAGATGAAGGATTTCTGATTCCCTACCTCACGCCCGATGAGTACTTTCGGTTTGTGGGCAACTTACACGGATATAGTGCCGCTGATTTGAAATCATTTCAAGAAAAGTTTGAAGTGTTGTTTCATGGTGAAATTACCGGGCAAAACAAATACATCGGTGATTTGTCGAAAGGGAATTTGAAAAAAGTAGGCATAGCCGCTTCCTTCATTGGCAATCCGCAGGTCATTATGCTCGATGAGCCGTTTGAAAACTTGGACCCGACTTCGCAAATCCGCCTGAAAGATTTGTTGCAAGCCGAAAGGAAGTTAAGGCAAGTAACCTACCTGATTTCCAGTCATGACCTGAACCACGTAACCGAAATCTGCGACCGCATTGTGCTGTTGGAAAAAGGGAGAGTAATCAAGGATCTCCGCGGCACCACCACCTTAACAGAGCTGGAAGAATATTTCAAGGCGTAA